ATCGAGTGCCCCTCGCCGTCGGAGAGCACCTTGAGGATGCGCCACTGCTCGACGGGCACGCCCTCGGTGCTCAGGCGTGACTCCAGCTGCCGGTTGATCTCCCGGTTGGCCTGCGCGAGCAGGTAGGCGAGATGTTCGGTGAGGGGGCTGTTGGGATGGGGCGGTTTGGCCACGGTGAACTTCGCTTGCGGTCCCGACTTGAATGAATGTCCGGCAGTAGCTGCCCGATCTATATGCATCCTAATTCTTGAACATTCAACATTTTCGAATAGGATATTTGCCGAACGCGTGCTGATTTTGACGGCGTATGACCGCCGGCCCACAATGGGCCAGGCACGGTTGCGGCCAAGGAGTGGGTGTGCTCTCGACAGGATCTGTCACGGCCGGGCGTCTCCGTCTGCCGCCATCCCTGCTGTTCAGGAGCCCGCCCCGGCGGGCCGGCCTTCCTGCACTCGCCCCCTTCGATCCTGACCGTATCCAGCGGCGCGGCTCCCAGAACAGGCTGCGCATTGGCAACTTCCTCACCTTCTCCGGGTCACCCGGCATCTGGGGGCCGGCCGCGACCAACAGCGCGCTGCTCGCGGTGTCCGACATCAACCGCCACGGTGGCATTCTCGGGCGCGAGATCGAGTTGTCGTTCTACGATTCCGGCGGGCCGGCGGACGAGGTGGCCGAGCGCGCGAGGGACGCGCTCGAATTCGACGACATCGACGTGGTCATGGGCTCGCATATCAGCGCGGTGAGGCTGGCGCTGCGCCGGCTCACCCGCGGGCGCATCCCGTATGTGTATACGCCGGTCTATGAAGGCGGCGAGCGCACGCCCGGCGTGATGGCGATCGGCGAGACGCCGCACAGCCAGACGCGCCCCGCCATCCACTGGCTGGCGGAGAACAAGCGCGCCCGGCGCTGGTATCTGATCGGCAGCGACTATGTCTGGCCGTGGCAGTCGCACCTCCAGACCAAGACCTTCATCACCGAGGCCGGCGGCCAGGTGGTCGGCGAGGAGTTCGTGCCGGTGGGCGAGGATGATCACGAGGCGCATCTGGCGCGGATTCGCGCCGCCAGGCCCGATGTCGTGCTGATCTCGCTGATCGGCACCGACAGCATTACCTTCAATCGCGCCTTCGGCGAGTCGGGCCTCGCCGCGACCACGCTGCGTCTCGCCGGCGCGGTGGACGAAACGGTGCTGCTCGGCATCGGCGCCGACAACACCGAGAACCTGTATTCGGCCTCCGGCTATTTCAGCTGCATCGGCTCCAAGGCCAATGACGCGTTCATGAGCCGCTACACCGCGATGTTCGGCGCCGATGCGCCGCCGGTCGGATCGGTCGGCCAGTCGAACTACGAGGGCCTGCGCTTTCTCAAGGCGGCCGCCGAGCGCGCCGGCTCGCTGTCCCTGCGACCGCTCGCTGCCGCCGGCCGCAACATCGTCTATTCCGGCGCGCGCGGCGAGGTGACGATCCGGCAGGGCCGCGCCGGCATGGCGATGCATCTCGCCGCGGCCGACGGGCTCGACTTCAAGATCATCCGAACGTTCTGAGTAACGCTGCGCCGAGCTTGGCCGGGCTGCGTGCCGCGGTCACCCTCCCCTGGAGGGGAGGGTCGCCTCACGGGGCGCGAAGCGGCGCGTGAGGCGGGGTGGGGTGATCTCTCCTCTGGAGCCGGCGCGTGGAGACATCACCCCACCCCGCTCGCCCGCTTCGCGTGCGATCGACCCTCCCCCTCCAGGGGAGGGTGAGCCATCACATTCGCGGCCGCCTGTTCAGTTCAGCCGCAAGGCAATCACGATGACAAGATCTGCCGTCACGCGGCCGCGGCCTTCTTGGCCAGCACGCCGACGGCAGCCGCCGGCGTACCTCCGACCTCACGAATCATCCGGCTGATCGCCTCCTGCGGCATCGGCTTGCCGAACAGGAAGCCCTGTACGCTGCTGCAGCCTTCCTCGCGCAGGAAGGCGAGATGCTGTTCGGTCTCGACGCCTTCGGCGAGCACGGGAATGTTGAGGCTGCGCCCGAGCAGCAGGGTCGCCTTGACGATGGCCGCGGCGTGCACGCTGGTCTCGACCGACTGGATGAAGCTCTTGTCGACCTTGATCTTGTCGAATGGAAACACCTGCAGGGTCGACAGCGACGAATAGCCGGTGCCGAAATCGTCCATCGCCACGGTGACGCCGATCGCCTTCAAGGCCTGCATCACCTGCAGCGCATGCTGGCGGTCGGCGATGATGCCGGTCTCGGTCAGCTCGATCTCCAGCCGCTCCGGCGCCAATCCAGTCTCGCGCAGCACCTCGGCGACACGCTTCGGAAGGTCGTGGTTGAGCTGCATCGGCGCGACGTTGACGGCGACCTTGAACGGCCGGCTCCAGGTCGCGGCAGTGGCGCAGGCGGTGCGCAGCACCCAGTCGCCGATGTCGACGATCAGCCCGGTTTGTTCGGCCATCGGAATGAAATCGTTCGGCGGCACGCGGCCCTTCACCGGATGGTTCCACCGCAGCAGCGCCTCGAAGCCGACGATGCCGCCGCTCTGCGTGTCGTTCTGCACCTGGTAGTGCAGCTCGAACTCGTTGCGCACCAGCGCGCGCTTGAGGTCGATCGCGAGCTCGGCGCGGCGCCGGCTGGCCTCGTCCATCGACGGCTCATAGGTGCAGATCTTGCCCTGGCCGAGACTCTTGGCGCGGTACATCGCGAGGTCGGCGCGGGTAAGAAGCTCGTCCGAGGTCAGGCCGTGGTCGGGATGCAGCGCGATGCCGATGCTGCAGCCGACCGAGAGGCTGCGCTCCTCCCACTCGACGGGCGCCAGCACCAGCGCGCGCATCCGCTCGGCGAACTTCG
This region of Bradyrhizobium sp. SZCCHNS1050 genomic DNA includes:
- a CDS encoding substrate-binding domain-containing protein, with amino-acid sequence MLSTGSVTAGRLRLPPSLLFRSPPRRAGLPALAPFDPDRIQRRGSQNRLRIGNFLTFSGSPGIWGPAATNSALLAVSDINRHGGILGREIELSFYDSGGPADEVAERARDALEFDDIDVVMGSHISAVRLALRRLTRGRIPYVYTPVYEGGERTPGVMAIGETPHSQTRPAIHWLAENKRARRWYLIGSDYVWPWQSHLQTKTFITEAGGQVVGEEFVPVGEDDHEAHLARIRAARPDVVLISLIGTDSITFNRAFGESGLAATTLRLAGAVDETVLLGIGADNTENLYSASGYFSCIGSKANDAFMSRYTAMFGADAPPVGSVGQSNYEGLRFLKAAAERAGSLSLRPLAAAGRNIVYSGARGEVTIRQGRAGMAMHLAAADGLDFKIIRTF